In the Haloferula helveola genome, one interval contains:
- a CDS encoding site-specific DNA-methyltransferase — protein MPPETLHLHHGDCLEVLPTLGAGSHDLVVTSPPYNLGIAYRSYDDTRSRTEFLDWCRQWAREVKRVLADDGSFFLNVGAAPSNPLFPHQVLLALTEELFVLQNTFHWIKSITVETRAGEPISVGHFKPINSKRFVNDCHEYVFHLTKTGNVPLDRRAAGVPYQDKSNIARWGHTGGQDLRCRGNTWFIPYETIQSRDKERPHPATFPVALVEQCVRLHGKGEATRLIDPFLGIGSSAVAATRMNLATFTGIELDERYLGVARERVAADS, from the coding sequence GTGCCTCCTGAGACCCTCCATCTGCATCATGGCGACTGCCTCGAGGTGCTGCCGACGCTCGGGGCCGGATCTCACGATCTGGTGGTCACCTCCCCGCCCTACAATCTCGGGATCGCCTACAGAAGCTACGACGACACCCGTAGCAGGACCGAGTTCCTCGACTGGTGCCGCCAGTGGGCAAGGGAAGTGAAACGCGTCCTCGCGGATGACGGATCGTTTTTCCTCAATGTCGGAGCCGCTCCATCCAACCCGTTGTTTCCCCATCAGGTCCTGCTCGCGCTGACCGAGGAGCTCTTCGTCCTCCAGAACACATTCCACTGGATCAAGTCGATCACTGTCGAGACCCGCGCCGGCGAACCGATCAGCGTCGGTCACTTCAAGCCGATCAACTCGAAGCGCTTCGTCAACGACTGCCACGAGTACGTCTTCCACCTGACAAAGACCGGCAACGTCCCGCTCGACCGAAGGGCCGCCGGCGTGCCCTACCAGGACAAGTCGAACATCGCACGCTGGGGCCACACCGGCGGACAGGACCTCCGCTGCCGCGGCAATACCTGGTTCATCCCCTACGAGACCATCCAGTCCCGCGACAAGGAACGCCCCCACCCCGCCACCTTCCCGGTCGCCTTGGTCGAGCAGTGCGTGCGGCTCCACGGCAAGGGCGAAGCGACCCGTCTCATCGACCCCTTCCTCGGTATCGGAAGTTCGGCCGTGGCCGCCACACGGATGAATCTCGCAACCTTCACCGGCATCGAACTCGACGAGCGCTACCTCGGGGTCGCGCGCGAGCGGGTGGCAGCCGATTCCTGA
- a CDS encoding retropepsin-like aspartic protease, translating into MRVTPPIFGSFGLLLVSSGFAERPTVTLGPSDGLALDQPRVAVEFLDDSDTPLGPDISNSFLLDTGAERIVIAGGAFSELDANGYQTDGTILEQGVSGFTTFDVSVPYRMDFAGTAGDIVTLNGVRALSNPTSDFGSFGGIVGMPGMVGRVTSLDFSGFGTGDLFDAFVGVDMRTDVPASGGHRYTIPLQLFDFPITEPDPPTTADGIPFLTAIVDTSTRRRRGRFLLDTGAQISMLSERLAFDLGLDTDGDGNFVNEQISSTVISGVGGNITVPILDVGRLLVPTTGGTDLAWTGVAVIILEIDPRIDGIFGSDLLTSGWIEAFLLGGGDGFIQQAQLDFLESDDHRGFMMLDITPALDTPAPGIPAVDLDSDHVADDWELLFYDDLGSPVGDSDNDRLDLILENALNTDPRRFDRNPLHITRNPDGTVTARFPRNAELPFTSLTLESSPSLGGVGTWTPVVPDSIETVWFDALTEQVSITLSPPPGTNTLYFRLSAEVLPTE; encoded by the coding sequence ATGCGCGTTACCCCGCCCATTTTCGGAAGCTTCGGCCTACTGTTGGTGTCGTCGGGTTTCGCCGAGCGACCGACGGTCACCCTCGGCCCGTCGGACGGACTCGCGCTCGACCAGCCGCGCGTCGCGGTCGAGTTCCTCGACGACAGCGACACCCCGCTCGGCCCGGACATTTCGAACTCCTTCCTGCTCGATACCGGTGCCGAGCGAATCGTGATCGCTGGCGGCGCTTTCTCCGAGCTTGATGCCAACGGCTACCAGACCGACGGCACCATTCTCGAACAAGGTGTCAGCGGATTCACCACCTTCGATGTGTCGGTTCCCTACCGGATGGACTTCGCCGGAACGGCGGGTGACATCGTGACTCTCAACGGTGTGCGCGCGCTGTCGAATCCGACGTCGGACTTCGGCTCGTTCGGAGGAATCGTCGGCATGCCGGGAATGGTCGGCCGCGTCACCAGCCTCGACTTCTCGGGTTTCGGCACCGGCGACCTTTTCGATGCGTTCGTCGGCGTCGACATGCGAACCGACGTCCCGGCGAGCGGCGGTCACCGTTACACCATTCCGCTCCAGCTCTTCGATTTCCCGATCACCGAGCCGGACCCGCCGACCACGGCCGACGGCATCCCTTTCCTGACCGCGATCGTCGATACCTCGACCCGCCGACGGCGCGGCCGCTTCCTGCTCGATACCGGCGCCCAGATCAGCATGCTCTCGGAGCGGCTCGCGTTCGACCTCGGTCTCGACACCGATGGCGACGGAAACTTCGTCAACGAGCAGATCAGCTCCACCGTGATCAGCGGGGTCGGCGGCAACATCACCGTGCCGATTCTCGACGTCGGACGGTTGCTCGTTCCGACCACCGGGGGGACCGACCTCGCGTGGACCGGTGTCGCGGTGATCATCCTCGAGATCGACCCGCGGATTGACGGAATCTTCGGCAGCGACCTGCTGACCAGCGGGTGGATCGAGGCGTTTCTGCTCGGAGGCGGCGACGGATTCATCCAGCAGGCCCAGCTCGACTTCCTCGAATCCGACGACCACCGGGGATTCATGATGCTCGACATCACCCCGGCCCTCGACACTCCGGCTCCCGGAATTCCCGCGGTCGACCTCGACTCCGATCACGTTGCCGACGACTGGGAGCTGCTTTTCTACGATGATCTGGGAAGTCCGGTCGGCGACTCCGACAACGACCGGCTGGACCTGATCCTCGAGAACGCACTGAACACCGACCCCCGGCGTTTCGACAGGAACCCCCTTCACATCACCCGCAACCCGGACGGCACCGTGACGGCGCGCTTCCCGAGGAATGCGGAACTCCCGTTCACCTCTTTGACGCTGGAGAGTTCACCCAGCCTCGGCGGCGTCGGCACGTGGACTCCGGTCGTCCCGGACTCGATCGAAACCGTGTGGTTCGACGCCCTCACCGAACAGGTCAGCATCACGCTTTCTCCACCTCCCGGAACCAACACGCTCTACTTTCGGTTGAGTGCCGAGGTATTGCCGACCGAGTAG
- a CDS encoding host attachment protein, producing the protein MNSMIIVTDLGHMKAYRITRDDLQPDTSPAFEDVADIDLENQHSKVSDRVTDKAGRFSYGPGSKSVGERHSEQDEAEKSQLRGIAEAVNGTAGSDNTDIYLAAPKEIVGDLVDSLTPLVRKRIRAKLALNLVKSSKLDLLDRFQLR; encoded by the coding sequence ATGAATTCGATGATCATCGTTACCGACCTCGGACACATGAAGGCCTACCGCATCACCCGTGACGACCTTCAACCGGACACTTCGCCCGCCTTCGAAGACGTCGCCGACATCGATCTCGAAAACCAGCACAGCAAGGTTTCCGACCGCGTGACCGACAAGGCCGGCCGGTTCAGCTACGGCCCGGGCAGCAAATCGGTGGGCGAGCGGCACAGCGAGCAGGACGAAGCCGAAAAGTCCCAGCTCCGGGGCATCGCTGAGGCGGTCAACGGCACCGCAGGCTCGGACAACACCGACATCTACCTCGCCGCGCCCAAGGAAATCGTCGGAGATCTCGTCGACTCGCTCACGCCGCTGGTCCGGAAAAGAATCCGGGCCAAACTGGCGCTGAACCTTGTGAAAAGCTCCAAGCTGGATCTGCTGGACCGGTTCCAGCTGAGGTGA
- a CDS encoding fructosamine kinase family protein, with product MPDWRAIASSLGKPPTGSPTPVGGGCIHDSYVWGEWFIKTNSADQADNFRAEAEGLEAIRRTKTIRLPEVLGHGATGQSAWLALEALELVSRGDDAVLGEHLAALHSTTADWFGFPSENFIGATPQPNAATHSWVEFFREQRIGHQFRLLRKSGINFPGSDRFLDRLTERLPASPPASLIHGDLWGGNKAFLGDGTPVVFDPAAHHADPECDLAMTALFGGFSPRFYEAYRYHRPAPEDVESLHEIYRLYHILNHALLFGGGYISQARGILARYA from the coding sequence ATGCCGGACTGGAGGGCCATCGCCAGCTCGCTAGGCAAGCCGCCGACCGGCTCACCCACTCCAGTTGGGGGCGGCTGCATCCACGACAGCTATGTCTGGGGCGAATGGTTCATCAAAACCAACTCGGCCGATCAGGCGGACAACTTCCGGGCCGAGGCGGAAGGACTTGAAGCGATTCGCCGGACGAAAACGATCCGCTTGCCGGAGGTGCTGGGCCACGGAGCCACGGGCCAATCCGCGTGGCTCGCACTTGAGGCGTTGGAATTGGTTTCCCGTGGCGACGACGCCGTGCTCGGCGAGCATCTTGCCGCGCTGCATTCGACCACTGCCGACTGGTTCGGCTTCCCTTCCGAAAACTTCATCGGTGCCACCCCGCAGCCGAACGCCGCGACCCACTCATGGGTGGAGTTTTTCCGTGAGCAACGCATCGGACACCAGTTCCGGCTCCTAAGGAAAAGTGGCATCAACTTTCCCGGATCGGATCGCTTTCTCGATCGACTAACCGAACGTCTTCCCGCTTCCCCGCCGGCTTCCCTGATCCACGGCGACCTGTGGGGCGGCAACAAGGCGTTCCTCGGCGACGGCACCCCCGTGGTGTTCGATCCCGCCGCGCACCACGCCGACCCGGAATGCGATCTCGCCATGACCGCGCTGTTCGGAGGATTCTCGCCGCGCTTTTACGAAGCCTACCGGTATCACCGCCCGGCACCTGAAGACGTCGAATCCCTGCATGAAATCTACCGGCTCTACCACATCCTCAACCACGCCCTGCTCTTCGGCGGCGGCTATATTTCGCAAGCTCGCGGCATCCTCGCTCGCTACGCTTAG
- a CDS encoding SDR family oxidoreductase: MPTAAYLKDLFGLEGKTAVVIGGTGELCGVMAEGLAKAGCEVVLVGRIREKAEIKLKTITDAGGKGYFMPADVTSRESLHTLLEEVVKTSGKVDILINGAGINAATPFLEIEEEEFHRIIDTNLTAVFRGCQVFGEYFIEQGIPGSIINLGSMSGLVPLSRVFIYSATKAAVHNLSKNLAREWAEHSIRVNTLVPGFFPAEQNRKVLDESRVLDILRQTPMSRFGNPDDLIGATLLMASNRAGAFMTGSEIVIDGGFNAMKI; the protein is encoded by the coding sequence ATGCCGACTGCTGCTTATTTGAAGGACCTTTTCGGACTCGAAGGGAAAACCGCCGTCGTGATCGGCGGCACCGGTGAACTCTGCGGAGTGATGGCCGAAGGCCTCGCCAAGGCGGGCTGCGAAGTCGTCCTCGTGGGCCGCATCCGCGAAAAAGCCGAGATCAAGCTCAAGACGATCACCGACGCGGGCGGCAAGGGCTACTTCATGCCGGCCGATGTCACCTCGCGCGAGTCGCTCCACACGCTGCTTGAGGAGGTCGTGAAGACCTCCGGCAAGGTCGACATCCTGATCAACGGCGCCGGCATCAACGCCGCCACGCCGTTCCTCGAAATCGAGGAGGAGGAATTCCATCGGATCATCGACACCAACCTCACCGCCGTCTTCCGCGGCTGCCAGGTCTTCGGCGAATACTTCATCGAACAGGGCATTCCGGGCTCGATCATCAACCTCGGCTCGATGTCCGGCCTCGTGCCGCTGTCCCGGGTCTTCATCTACTCGGCCACCAAGGCCGCCGTCCACAACCTCTCCAAGAACCTCGCCCGCGAGTGGGCCGAGCACTCGATCCGGGTCAACACCCTCGTTCCCGGCTTCTTCCCGGCCGAGCAGAACCGCAAGGTCCTCGACGAAAGCCGGGTGCTCGACATCCTGCGCCAGACGCCGATGAGCCGCTTCGGCAACCCGGACGACCTGATCGGAGCCACCCTGCTGATGGCCTCCAACCGCGCCGGGGCCTTCATGACCGGCAGCGAGATCGTGATCGACGGCGGATTCAACGCCATGAAGATCTGA
- a CDS encoding Hsp33 family molecular chaperone HslO encodes MSEQIPVEEFTKVESIFVRHRNVLAVRAQFTPIYTDYYLHLMQHQLRNPPELDGMLKDLLAALTLHVVARPWAETIAWTVNLRAPRVNFFATGSSLEELVTGRLFTENVREPDRNLFYSQTTTQPGAEPRTSTLQVDGNDPLFWIEQYYTQSEQRPCRAFRLEDETYILFVAQPDYDEEWFAALDEATAATLERDQETKLLETRRFRFRCGCDLDRILPILGGWRDKPEELFGDEDKITIQCPRCAARYVVTRDML; translated from the coding sequence GTGTCCGAGCAGATCCCCGTCGAGGAGTTCACCAAGGTTGAATCGATTTTCGTCCGCCACCGCAACGTGCTGGCGGTCCGCGCCCAGTTCACGCCGATCTATACCGACTACTACCTGCACCTGATGCAGCACCAGCTCCGCAATCCACCGGAGCTCGACGGCATGCTGAAGGACCTGCTGGCGGCGCTGACGCTTCACGTGGTGGCCCGTCCCTGGGCCGAAACGATCGCCTGGACGGTGAACCTGCGGGCGCCCCGGGTGAACTTCTTCGCCACCGGCAGTTCGCTGGAGGAACTCGTCACCGGCCGGCTCTTCACCGAAAACGTCCGCGAGCCCGACCGCAACCTGTTCTACTCCCAGACCACCACCCAGCCGGGGGCGGAACCGCGGACCTCCACGCTCCAGGTCGACGGCAACGATCCCCTGTTCTGGATCGAGCAGTACTACACCCAGTCCGAACAGCGCCCCTGCCGCGCCTTCAGGCTGGAGGACGAGACCTACATCCTGTTCGTCGCGCAGCCCGACTACGACGAGGAATGGTTCGCCGCGCTCGACGAAGCGACCGCCGCAACGCTCGAGCGCGACCAGGAAACGAAGTTGCTCGAGACCCGGCGCTTCCGGTTCCGTTGCGGCTGCGACCTCGACCGCATCCTCCCCATTCTCGGCGGCTGGCGCGACAAGCCGGAGGAGCTTTTCGGCGACGAGGACAAGATCACCATCCAGTGCCCCCGCTGCGCCGCACGATACGTCGTCACCCGGGACATGCTCTGA